The sequence AAGGACAAGGACCATCGCTCCAGGAAATACGGCAACGCCCCAATGCCTTACTCCGAGCGCCTCACCTGGGACGGCGTTGCCCTCCATGCAGGAGGCCTGCCTGGTTACCCGTCTTCACATGGCTGTATTCACCTGCCATCCGAGTTCGCACGCAAACTCTTCGGCATCACCCATAAAGGCACGACCGTTGTGATCGCCGGGAAGTCCACGGCACCACGAACGGTGGTTCATCCCGCAATGCTCATGCCGGTCGATGCGGGTACCGGCAAGACCAAGAGTGCCGATCCTCTTGGTATAATGGAAAGCTACCGCTGGCAGCCTGAAGCCTCAAAGGACGGCCCTGTAACCCTGGTTGCAAGCGCTGCCGACCGGCAGGTCATCGTTATACGTAACGGCATAGAAATCGGCCGAGCACAGCTCACGATCGAAACTCCCGAAAAACCTCTCGGCACACACGCTTATCTCGTTCTTGAGGGCGGGGAACCCAGACATCCTCGCTGGAGCACCATAGGCCTTCCGGGCCACGCGACTGAAAGCAAGGGAATCCACGACGAGAACGCTATCGAGCGGTTAAGAATGCCGCAGGAATTCACTAAACGGCTGTATAACCTGCTCGAACCCGGAACGACGATGCTGATAACCGATGCGCCGGTCCTCGAACATACCACCGGCACCAGCCTGACGGTTATGGGTTCGGGCAAACTTGAAAGTTAGGTAGCCATGGCTAAAGGAACGGCGGCGAGGCGGTCTCAAAAGGACAACCGCCTGGTATTGCCTACAGCTCCTCGCCTCGTCCTTTCGCCAAGTGATTATCCGTTTTCCAGGGTTGTACCGCGAAAATGAAGGAAACGAGAAAAGTGATGCCGATCCAGCTCCAGCCTATACCGATCAAGCTTGCCCAGGAATATCCTCCGTATGCGACAGAAAGTTCTCTGATAAGCTGGTTCAAAAGAATAACTGTGAGGAAAAGAGGCAGGCAGAGCTTGATGACCCAGTTCCACCAGACACCGAGCTGCATCTTCGAAACCTTGTTGAGATGCTTTCTGATAATATCGAGCCTGAAAAACCAGCCGACCACGATACACTCTAGCAGTCCTGCCATTACCAAGCCGTAATTATTGATGAAATGATCGACGATATCGAGCCAGAATAAACCACCATTGGTCGTAAAAATGATGCTGCCGGCAAAACCAAGAACACAAAGCAAGGTCGCCAACTTCTTTCGATTAATGCCGAACTTATCCTTGGCCCCGGAAACAAAAGCTTCAACGATGGATATCGCCGATGATACACCCGCGACGGTCAGGCTCAAAAAAAAGAGCACACCAAACAGGGGACCCGCATCGCCGATCAGTGAAATGGCTTTCGGATAAGCCACAAAAGCAAGCCCGATGCTTTGCGTTACAACCTCTTCGAGCGGCTTGCTCTGGGTCACTGACATGAAACCAAGAATAGCGAACACCCCGAATCCTGACAGTAGCGAAAACCCGCAATTCGCCAATGCGGTGATTACCGCGCTGCCGGTCATGTTGGAGTTATAGGGCATATAGCTTGCATAGGCGATCATGATGCCGAAACCGAGACTCAATGTAAAGAATATCTGGCCATAGGCACTGATCCATACGTTGGGGTCGCCGAGTTTTGTGAAATCCGGTTTGAGGTAGGCCGAGATACCGACCATCGCACCTTCGAGATTCACCGACCAGAAAACCAGAACCAGCGTCAGCAAAAGGAGCAGAGGCATGAACACCCTGTTAGCCAGTTCGACGCCACGGCTCACCCCTCGCACTATGATCCCCCAGCTCACAAGCCAGACAATGAACAGGCTGATAAGTATTGGAGTCTGGATAATGCCGATTTCAGCAGGGGAGGAACTGAGGTTCAGGAATGATTCGAAAAAGAACTTGTCGGGATCGTCGCCCCAGGAAAGATTGAATGAATAAAATATAAAGTCAACGCACCAGGCAATCACCACTGAGTAGTAGAGCACAATACCGAACATGGTAAACAAGAGAGGCCACCACCCAAGCCATTCCCAACGCCTGCCTATCTTCCTGAACGCTAGGGGAGCACTGCCAATCCGCTCATGCCCGATCCCGAACTCGAGGATCAACAGAGGGATACCAGCAGTGAGAAGCGCAAAAATGTAGGGAATCAGAAATGCTCCCCCACCGTTTTCATAAGCCAGGTAGGAAAACCTCCAGATATTACCGAGCCCTACAGCAGACCCTATTGCCGCGAGAATAAAGCCGGTTCTTGATTTCCACGTACTTCTTCCGGTAGTTTCTGATGACATTTCTTCCTGATTTAATGATCGATTAAACGTCGTTAAATTTACAAAACGCTAAGAACATATCTGCAGGATTATAAAGGAAGAACATCACCTAACGTATTGCTTTAAGAACAACTAAAATCATTCCCGTCGCTGGAAGTGACAAAACAGATACATCTGTCCCTTTCCACCGGGAGTCACGTGTTGTTGTTTGCGGTGTTGACGGAGAACAAATTCACTCCCCAGAAAACCTTCAAGTTCAGCAACGGTATACCGCCTTACGGGCAGCCCGCTGCACTTGGGAGGAGCTTCGGGAGCAAAGGTTCCAAGGATGAGGTGTCCACCAGGTCTCAATGCGTTAAAGAGTTGCTTGCGGTATTGTCGTTGCTGTTGTTTTTCGGTAAAGAAATGAAAAACCGCCCGGTCATGCCACAATTCATAGTAATGGACAGGGAGCTCGACCGATGTGATATCTCCTTCAAGCCAGGTAACCATGCTTTTTTTTCTGCCCAGCCTTTTTTTAACCGTGGAAAGAGCCTTGCCGGAAATATCGAGAACGGTTATCGTGCGGTATTCCGCGTCAATCAGATCCTCAGAAAAGGTCGATATACCACATCCCACGTCGATTATCGGTGCGTAGAGCGGAATATCGAGCTGGTTGACCCAGCAGAGCGACGCCTGAAGATGCGGCGTATACCAACCGGGTTTACTCGACGTTGTTCCCGAATACACCTGTTCCCAGTGATTTTTCAAAGCCATGACTCTTTGCATTTGCCTTCTCCTATTACAGTTTTCTCAAGGTTGA comes from Prosthecochloris marina and encodes:
- a CDS encoding class I SAM-dependent methyltransferase; this encodes MALKNHWEQVYSGTTSSKPGWYTPHLQASLCWVNQLDIPLYAPIIDVGCGISTFSEDLIDAEYRTITVLDISGKALSTVKKRLGRKKSMVTWLEGDITSVELPVHYYELWHDRAVFHFFTEKQQQRQYRKQLFNALRPGGHLILGTFAPEAPPKCSGLPVRRYTVAELEGFLGSEFVLRQHRKQQHVTPGGKGQMYLFCHFQRRE
- a CDS encoding L,D-transpeptidase; translation: MKKTAQAFFILSSLMLALVISITEIHGVPFWGAKQSSPADTPIETLKPGEFIWEENLEPGGPIAIVVSLPEQMAYVYRNGLRIGVTTVSTGKKGHRTPTGVFTILNKDKDHRSRKYGNAPMPYSERLTWDGVALHAGGLPGYPSSHGCIHLPSEFARKLFGITHKGTTVVIAGKSTAPRTVVHPAMLMPVDAGTGKTKSADPLGIMESYRWQPEASKDGPVTLVASAADRQVIVIRNGIEIGRAQLTIETPEKPLGTHAYLVLEGGEPRHPRWSTIGLPGHATESKGIHDENAIERLRMPQEFTKRLYNLLEPGTTMLITDAPVLEHTTGTSLTVMGSGKLES
- a CDS encoding sodium-dependent transporter; this translates as MSSETTGRSTWKSRTGFILAAIGSAVGLGNIWRFSYLAYENGGGAFLIPYIFALLTAGIPLLILEFGIGHERIGSAPLAFRKIGRRWEWLGWWPLLFTMFGIVLYYSVVIAWCVDFIFYSFNLSWGDDPDKFFFESFLNLSSSPAEIGIIQTPILISLFIVWLVSWGIIVRGVSRGVELANRVFMPLLLLLTLVLVFWSVNLEGAMVGISAYLKPDFTKLGDPNVWISAYGQIFFTLSLGFGIMIAYASYMPYNSNMTGSAVITALANCGFSLLSGFGVFAILGFMSVTQSKPLEEVVTQSIGLAFVAYPKAISLIGDAGPLFGVLFFLSLTVAGVSSAISIVEAFVSGAKDKFGINRKKLATLLCVLGFAGSIIFTTNGGLFWLDIVDHFINNYGLVMAGLLECIVVGWFFRLDIIRKHLNKVSKMQLGVWWNWVIKLCLPLFLTVILLNQLIRELSVAYGGYSWASLIGIGWSWIGITFLVSFIFAVQPWKTDNHLAKGRGEEL